One genomic region from Equus asinus isolate D_3611 breed Donkey chromosome 8, EquAss-T2T_v2, whole genome shotgun sequence encodes:
- the ZNF664 gene encoding zinc finger protein 664, with protein MIYKCPMCREFFSERADLFMHQKIHTAEKPHKCDKCDKGFFHISELHIHWRDHTGEKVYKCDDCGKDFSTTTKLNRHKKIHTVEKPYKCYECGKAFNWSSHLQIHMRVHTGEKPYVCSECGRGFSNSSNLCMHQRVHTGEKPFKCEECGKAFRHTSSLCMHQRVHTGEKPYKCYECGKAFSQSSSLCIHQRVHTGEKPYRCCGCGKAFSQSSSLCIHQRVHTGEKPFKCDECGKAFSQSTSLCIHQRVHTKERNHLKISVL; from the coding sequence ATGATCTACAAGTGCCCCATGTGTAGGGAGTTTTTCTCTGAGAGAGCAGATCTTTTCATGCATCAGAAAATTCACACTGCTGAGAAGCCCCATAAATGTGACAAGTGTGATAAGGGTTTCTTTCATATATCAGAACTTCATATTCATTGGAGAGACCACACAGGAGAGAAGGTCTATAAATGTGATGATTGTGGTAAGGATTTCAGTACTACAACAAAACTTAATAGGCACAAGAAAATCCACACTGTGGAGAAGCCCTATAAGTGTTACGAGTGTGGCAAAGCCTTCAATTGGAGCTCACATCTTCAGATTCACATGAGAGTTCATACAGGTGAGAAACCCTATGTCTGTAGTGAGTGTGGGAGGGGCTTTAGTAATAGTTCAAACCTTTGCATGCATCAGAGAGTCCACACCGGAGAGAAACCCTTTAAATGTGAagagtgtgggaaggccttcaggcACACTTCCAGCCTCTGCATGCATCAAAGAgtccacacaggagagaaaccctataaatgttatgagtgtgggaaggccttcagccAGAGCTCGAGTCTCTGCATCCATCAGAGAGTGCACACCGGGGAGAAGCCCTATAGATGTTGTgggtgtgggaaggccttcagccAGAGCTCAAGCCTCTGCATCCACCAGAGAGTGcacactggggagaaaccttTTAAATGTGAtgagtgtgggaaggccttcagtcAGAGCACCAGCCTCTGCATCCACCAGAGAGTGCACACAAAGGAGAGAAACCATCTCAAAATATCAGTTTTATAA